Proteins encoded by one window of Collimonas fungivorans:
- a CDS encoding pilus assembly protein codes for MLRMSVSRHMPLGRLLKLAAHCACLGMAAISGVALAEIAQAPLFLPVPPPPNIMYMLDNSGSMAWGSVTGEDATYEYTATGPNNADGLKDKLAYYSSSWNQIYYNPAILYTPGVSKVDGVSSMSPANTKTTIIDPYLNTTTTLSDLSATCYYGSPITLPLYAAKSFATNSNCQASKSSNYPTLGARYAFYYNWIGTEKGTQTGAKVSTVAGSGIPDGSDSQNSLTNYKRVDIVSGATYPRGADRKDCVASTTSCSYAEELQNFANWFSYYRTRILMTKTSLGLAFAGINNRFRVGFATINANSSNFLALNSFDTTQKNKWYSKLYAIVPSGGTPLIDALNQVGQYYTGNGINGAPSGTPDPIQLKCQANFTILSTDGYWNGTVPTSIGDQDGKVPALPAPVAKDPVSGGALTTGSQFPNPFYQGPTASSNTLADTAMKYWVTDVGIRSGISSTAGKIKATATDPATWQHMTTHTIGLGANGQLTYRSDYKTATSGAYFDIKNGAANWPKPAADSKSAIDDLWHAAVNGHGSYFSAKSPQALRAGLNSILAEIGRSTGSGGGQANNQGGVAQSNTYAYTASFDAGVWIGHLTANAITTDGSTGAFQWDAATLLPADHTKRNIVTWNPTSKAGVDFSWGNLTSGTNSQQTALGSSDVVDYLRGNSALEQASDGTGTGTFRYRQYKLGDIVNSAPLYVQTSDSGYSVLPTANGGGSAYTTFVNNTKATRSAMLYVGANDGMLHAFSPSDGTEKFAFVPNSVYPNLKTLSDPNYGHHYFVDGPLAEGDAYIGSTWKNILLGTTGAGANSVFAIDVTAPGSLNKSSVMWEYNNSGTDADMGNVLGAPAVVLLANGQWAAIFGNGYNSANGHAVLYMVNVQTGALIQKIDTGVGSSTSPNGLSAPALLFNASRQLVGAYAGDLQGNLWKFDLSNATDTTKWTASSLFVAKNANSVIQPIVQKPLLAVHPMGGYMVMIGTGKFYETTDLASTAIQSVYGIWDKPGAAAVTGRSQLQAQVLTSVSIGGTAVGRTLSKNPIAWASQRGWYIDYLDPGERTVGDLQLQKNILLLTTSFTPNTTDPCAGGGVSFSMGVNFLTGAYAPQYQITQPGTTTGTNWSAAAIPGTTGSGVWPPNPPPSPQCIRTVGVDGVVSCLDVKLSGVAVRRWRQLSIKPN; via the coding sequence ATGTTACGAATGAGTGTATCGCGGCATATGCCGCTTGGCCGGTTGCTGAAGCTGGCCGCGCATTGCGCATGCCTGGGAATGGCCGCGATCTCGGGAGTAGCGCTCGCTGAAATCGCCCAAGCGCCGCTGTTCCTGCCGGTGCCGCCGCCGCCAAACATCATGTACATGCTGGACAATTCCGGCAGTATGGCGTGGGGAAGCGTTACCGGTGAAGATGCTACCTACGAATATACAGCGACTGGTCCAAATAATGCTGATGGCCTTAAAGACAAGCTCGCCTATTACTCCAGCAGCTGGAATCAGATTTACTACAATCCAGCGATTCTGTACACGCCGGGGGTGTCGAAGGTTGACGGAGTCAGTTCCATGTCTCCTGCCAACACCAAGACTACCATTATTGATCCCTATCTGAATACCACTACTACGTTAAGCGATTTGAGTGCAACGTGTTACTACGGATCGCCCATCACTCTCCCGCTCTATGCTGCAAAGTCCTTTGCCACAAATTCGAACTGTCAGGCTAGCAAGAGCTCAAATTATCCAACCCTTGGCGCGCGCTATGCCTTTTATTACAACTGGATAGGAACGGAAAAAGGGACCCAAACCGGAGCCAAAGTATCGACAGTAGCAGGAAGCGGGATACCGGATGGCTCGGATTCTCAAAATTCCCTCACGAACTATAAACGTGTAGATATTGTTTCTGGCGCTACATATCCACGCGGTGCAGATCGCAAGGATTGCGTTGCAAGCACAACCAGTTGCAGCTATGCCGAAGAACTTCAAAACTTTGCCAACTGGTTTTCTTACTATCGGACGCGGATTCTGATGACAAAAACTTCGCTGGGATTGGCGTTCGCCGGCATTAATAATCGTTTCCGCGTCGGCTTTGCGACGATTAACGCCAACTCCAGCAATTTTCTGGCGCTGAACAGTTTCGATACCACTCAAAAAAACAAGTGGTATAGCAAACTGTACGCCATCGTACCGTCCGGTGGGACACCGCTCATTGATGCCCTGAATCAGGTAGGACAATATTACACAGGTAACGGCATAAACGGCGCGCCAAGTGGGACGCCGGATCCGATTCAATTGAAATGCCAGGCCAATTTCACGATACTTTCGACAGACGGTTATTGGAACGGGACTGTTCCGACCTCAATAGGCGACCAGGATGGCAAGGTGCCTGCGTTGCCGGCGCCGGTCGCCAAGGATCCGGTTTCTGGCGGTGCGCTGACGACAGGCAGTCAGTTCCCAAACCCTTTTTATCAAGGCCCGACAGCCTCTTCGAATACGCTGGCAGATACAGCGATGAAATATTGGGTTACCGACGTGGGCATCAGGTCGGGGATCAGCAGTACGGCAGGAAAAATCAAAGCGACGGCGACCGACCCCGCAACCTGGCAGCACATGACGACTCATACCATTGGTCTTGGCGCCAACGGCCAGCTAACGTATCGATCGGATTATAAGACTGCAACCAGCGGCGCTTATTTTGACATCAAGAACGGAGCCGCCAACTGGCCGAAACCTGCGGCGGACAGCAAGTCGGCAATTGATGATTTATGGCATGCTGCGGTCAACGGCCATGGCAGCTATTTCAGCGCAAAGAGCCCTCAGGCCCTGCGGGCCGGCCTTAACAGTATTTTGGCAGAAATCGGCCGCAGCACAGGTTCCGGCGGCGGCCAGGCGAATAACCAGGGTGGTGTTGCTCAAAGTAACACGTATGCTTACACCGCGAGTTTTGATGCGGGCGTCTGGATCGGGCACTTGACGGCCAATGCTATTACAACTGATGGATCTACAGGAGCATTTCAGTGGGACGCCGCGACATTGCTGCCTGCGGATCATACGAAACGGAACATCGTTACCTGGAATCCTACTTCGAAAGCCGGCGTCGATTTTTCCTGGGGCAATTTGACATCTGGCACCAACAGCCAGCAAACCGCATTGGGATCAAGCGATGTCGTGGATTACCTGAGAGGTAATTCGGCCCTGGAGCAGGCGTCTGACGGCACTGGCACCGGGACCTTCCGTTACCGCCAGTATAAACTTGGAGATATCGTCAACTCGGCGCCCTTGTATGTCCAAACCAGCGATTCGGGATATTCGGTGTTGCCGACGGCAAATGGCGGTGGCAGCGCTTATACAACTTTTGTTAACAACACCAAGGCTACGCGTAGCGCGATGTTGTATGTGGGCGCCAACGATGGCATGTTGCACGCGTTTTCCCCAAGCGACGGCACTGAAAAATTCGCTTTTGTACCGAACAGTGTTTACCCGAATCTGAAAACCTTGAGCGATCCCAATTACGGCCATCACTATTTTGTTGATGGACCGCTGGCGGAAGGGGACGCTTATATCGGCAGCACCTGGAAGAATATTTTGCTGGGGACTACTGGAGCCGGTGCGAACAGCGTTTTTGCGATAGATGTCACGGCGCCGGGCTCTTTGAACAAGAGTAGTGTTATGTGGGAATACAATAACTCCGGTACCGATGCCGATATGGGCAATGTGCTAGGTGCTCCGGCTGTGGTGCTGCTGGCCAATGGGCAATGGGCAGCGATTTTTGGCAATGGCTACAACAGTGCCAATGGTCATGCGGTGTTATATATGGTGAATGTCCAGACAGGCGCTCTGATTCAAAAAATTGACACCGGGGTAGGCAGTTCCACGTCGCCGAACGGCTTATCGGCTCCAGCCTTGTTGTTCAATGCCAGCCGTCAGCTGGTTGGTGCGTATGCAGGGGATTTGCAAGGAAATCTCTGGAAATTTGATTTAAGCAATGCTACCGATACCACGAAATGGACCGCCAGTTCATTGTTTGTTGCGAAGAATGCGAATTCTGTCATCCAGCCGATTGTACAAAAACCGTTATTGGCAGTCCATCCGATGGGCGGCTATATGGTGATGATCGGTACAGGGAAATTCTATGAGACGACAGATCTAGCCTCCACCGCAATTCAGAGCGTGTATGGCATCTGGGATAAACCTGGAGCAGCAGCTGTAACTGGCCGTAGCCAACTGCAGGCGCAAGTTTTGACGAGCGTTTCGATCGGGGGAACCGCAGTAGGCCGAACCCTGAGTAAGAATCCCATTGCATGGGCATCGCAACGTGGCTGGTACATCGATTATCTTGACCCGGGCGAGCGCACCGTCGGCGATCTGCAGCTTCAGAAAAATATTCTCTTGCTGACGACTTCGTTTACTCCGAATACTACAGATCCTTGTGCTGGCGGCGGGGTGTCATTTAGCATGGGCGTGAATTTCTTGACAGGAGCTTATGCACCGCAGTACCAGATAACCCAGCCTGGGACGACAACCGGTACCAACTGGAGTGCGGCTGCCATTCCGGGTACGACAGGTAGTGGGGTATGGCCGCCGAATCCACCTCCGTCGCCACAGTGCATACGAACGGTCGGTGTTGATGGGGTGGTCAGTTGCCTTGACGTGAAGCTGTCTGGTGTAGCAGTGCGCCGCTGGCGACAATTATCGATCAAGCCAAATTAA
- a CDS encoding pilus assembly PilX family protein, whose translation MAKTKLQQSGIALPMVLIFLVVMMLIGTVAIRNVTLDEKMAANTRNQQAAFQAAERALRYCEAGAQNNSIGGKPLSSMLTTSTTSPSVWDNSATWGTSAPATTAKLPAVALPNGVSWTGGTPPQPQCIIEDVTATIGLGPTQPKRDLTDKVYRITGRGTDVTNNAVVLLQSYLKF comes from the coding sequence ATGGCAAAGACAAAACTCCAGCAATCAGGCATTGCACTGCCGATGGTGCTGATTTTCCTGGTCGTCATGATGCTGATTGGCACAGTCGCTATCCGCAATGTGACACTGGATGAAAAGATGGCGGCAAATACACGCAACCAGCAGGCGGCTTTCCAGGCGGCCGAGAGAGCATTGCGGTATTGCGAAGCCGGAGCGCAAAACAATTCTATCGGCGGCAAACCCTTGAGCAGCATGCTGACGACTTCGACCACCAGTCCAAGCGTATGGGACAACAGTGCAACCTGGGGAACCTCGGCGCCGGCGACAACCGCCAAACTGCCCGCAGTTGCCCTGCCTAACGGCGTTTCCTGGACTGGCGGGACTCCTCCGCAGCCGCAATGCATCATCGAAGATGTCACAGCCACGATAGGCCTGGGACCGACGCAGCCCAAGCGCGACTTGACCGACAAGGTATACCGGATAACCGGGCGCGGCACGGATGTCACAAATAATGCAGTGGTGTTACTGCAAAGTTATCTAAAATTCTGA
- a CDS encoding PilW family protein, whose product MNTGNLRRSMRGFTLVELLVSVTIGLILMLFLSSLYFNSKSSSRLNDDNARIQEDGRFALNLIGRNLMQAGYGNMLTGNTTDFPPVSAPTLTGLIGCDNGFAMPIATVPACASAAGADSAFAVSYTSEPYDATNSPISGAGVDCSGVKAIGATATQGGLITNSFYRDAATSILYCMGNPGGTAQKILSNVDQLKVTYGVDTASKYVPTQTGVNASTAGAVAFNDNNRAGWGTVITATVCLDIHSSNNVISTSAGQTYTNCSGQSVTASDHLLHTTMTQVFTLRNNATPSLIN is encoded by the coding sequence ATGAATACAGGTAATCTGCGTCGCAGCATGCGGGGTTTTACGTTGGTCGAATTGCTGGTGTCGGTGACGATAGGGCTGATCCTTATGTTGTTCCTCAGCAGTCTGTATTTCAATAGCAAATCCAGTTCGCGCCTGAACGATGACAATGCGCGCATTCAGGAAGACGGGCGCTTCGCCTTGAATCTGATCGGCCGCAATCTGATGCAGGCCGGCTACGGCAATATGCTCACGGGTAATACGACGGATTTTCCGCCGGTGAGCGCCCCCACATTGACCGGCTTGATCGGTTGCGATAACGGTTTTGCAATGCCGATTGCTACGGTACCAGCCTGCGCCAGCGCGGCCGGCGCCGACTCGGCGTTTGCTGTCAGCTACACCAGCGAGCCGTACGATGCGACCAATAGTCCGATCAGCGGCGCAGGAGTCGATTGCAGCGGCGTGAAGGCCATCGGCGCAACGGCCACACAGGGTGGCCTCATTACCAATAGTTTTTACCGCGATGCCGCCACGTCGATCTTGTATTGCATGGGAAATCCTGGCGGCACCGCCCAGAAGATATTGAGTAATGTAGATCAGTTGAAAGTCACTTATGGAGTTGATACCGCCAGCAAGTATGTGCCGACGCAAACGGGGGTCAATGCGAGTACTGCTGGCGCGGTGGCCTTTAATGACAATAACCGGGCTGGATGGGGCACGGTGATAACGGCCACCGTATGCCTGGATATCCACAGTTCCAACAATGTGATATCGACGAGCGCGGGCCAGACGTACACCAATTGCAGCGGCCAGTCGGTTACTGCATCGGATCATCTGCTGCATACCACCATGACGCAGGTATTTACCTTGCGTAACAACGCTACTCCCAGCCTGATCAACTAA
- the pilV gene encoding type IV pilus modification protein PilV: MAFLNKKILHRSGRQRGVGMIEVLIAITISAFALLGLAGLQVAALRYQKVANFRSLASQYSADIGDRIRANAAGANAGGYITDKTYPANSTAAACAVSGACTPAEIATQDIYNWRLSMSNAMAGGWGTVSGDSTNGFVVTVYFSEPDKTATDSGCDNSVFPGGFSANDKAAVRCFLTVVTP, from the coding sequence ATGGCTTTTCTCAACAAAAAAATATTGCATAGATCCGGTCGGCAACGCGGGGTCGGCATGATCGAAGTATTGATTGCGATCACCATTTCGGCATTTGCGCTGCTCGGTCTCGCTGGCTTGCAAGTGGCAGCATTGCGCTATCAAAAGGTGGCGAATTTTCGTTCTTTGGCCAGCCAGTACAGTGCCGACATCGGCGACCGGATACGCGCCAATGCGGCTGGCGCCAATGCTGGCGGGTATATCACCGACAAAACGTATCCGGCCAATTCGACTGCGGCGGCTTGTGCGGTGAGCGGAGCCTGCACACCGGCGGAGATCGCTACCCAGGATATATACAACTGGCGCCTTTCCATGAGCAATGCGATGGCGGGCGGTTGGGGTACGGTATCCGGCGACAGCACCAACGGTTTTGTCGTGACGGTTTATTTCAGCGAACCAGATAAAACAGCTACGGACTCGGGGTGCGACAACTCAGTGTTCCCCGGCGGGTTCAGCGCTAACGATAAAGCTGCAGTGCGCTGCTTTTTGACTGTGGTGACGCCATGA
- a CDS encoding GspH/FimT family pseudopilin: MVSLWKCKTYNLASVAIDVFRGECSVQRNAETALSFEKNNKYTMPDISKGFTLLELITTIAVVAILAAVGMPAMGNFISQNRLSGNVNEFIAATMLTRSEAIQRAGAVTICRSVGAETGSNVCDTSGSDWKDGWLVYVGTASDTPTTAAGSAHLILARQGAFTSGTSLVPASTATSITYNAMGAPIAAPPGYFTFAFNTKFSRLVCFDPSGRTRAIKPGDAC, encoded by the coding sequence ATGGTTTCTTTGTGGAAATGTAAAACCTATAATTTGGCATCGGTTGCAATCGACGTTTTCCGGGGGGAGTGTAGCGTGCAAAGAAATGCTGAGACTGCCTTATCTTTTGAAAAGAACAACAAGTACACCATGCCTGATATCAGCAAAGGTTTTACCTTACTCGAATTGATCACCACTATCGCTGTGGTGGCGATCCTGGCCGCAGTCGGCATGCCGGCCATGGGCAATTTCATCAGCCAGAATCGTTTATCCGGCAATGTAAATGAATTCATTGCCGCCACCATGCTGACTCGCTCCGAAGCGATTCAACGCGCTGGCGCAGTAACTATTTGCCGCAGCGTTGGAGCAGAAACCGGATCAAATGTCTGCGACACCAGCGGCAGCGATTGGAAAGACGGCTGGCTGGTATATGTCGGCACGGCGTCCGATACCCCTACCACCGCAGCAGGGTCCGCCCATCTGATTTTGGCGCGTCAAGGAGCTTTTACCAGCGGCACTAGTCTTGTACCTGCGTCTACCGCCACCTCTATCACTTATAACGCCATGGGTGCGCCCATAGCGGCGCCTCCTGGCTATTTTACGTTTGCATTCAACACCAAATTTTCACGACTGGTCTGTTTTGATCCAAGCGGGCGAACCAGGGCTATCAAGCCTGGCGATGCGTGTTAA
- the miaB gene encoding tRNA (N6-isopentenyl adenosine(37)-C2)-methylthiotransferase MiaB: MQKKVFIKTFGCQMNEYDSDKMADVLNASDGLIKTDRPEDADVILLNTCSVREKAQEKVFSDLGRLRELKRNNPDLLIGVGGCVASQEGAAIVKRAPYVDMVFGPQTLHRLPEMISQRRATGHSQVDISFPEIEKFDHMPPAKVEGATAFVSIMEGCSKYCSYCVVPYTRGEEVSRRFEDVLTEVAGLAEQGVKEITLLGQNVNAFRGAMADGEIADFALLIEYIAEIPGIERIRFVTSHPKEFTQRLIDTYAKVPKLVDHLYLPAQHGSDRILSAMKRGYTVLEYKSVIRRLRQVRPNITISSDFIVGFPGETDADFEALMKLITDIGYDNSFSFIFSPRPGTPAANLQDDTPHEVKLKRLQHLQATVEANMAKISEAMVGSVQRILVEGPSKKNPAELQGRTENNRVVNFEAGPNAARLVGELIDVRITETLTYTLRGEIVVAE, translated from the coding sequence ATGCAAAAGAAAGTATTCATCAAGACCTTCGGGTGCCAGATGAACGAGTACGACTCGGACAAGATGGCCGACGTCCTGAACGCCTCCGATGGCTTGATCAAGACTGATCGCCCGGAAGATGCCGACGTGATCCTGCTGAATACCTGTTCTGTGCGCGAGAAGGCGCAGGAGAAAGTGTTTTCCGACCTCGGCCGCCTGCGCGAACTGAAACGCAACAATCCCGACCTGCTGATTGGCGTAGGCGGCTGCGTGGCTTCGCAAGAAGGCGCGGCGATCGTCAAACGCGCGCCGTATGTCGACATGGTGTTCGGTCCGCAGACCCTGCACCGCCTGCCGGAGATGATCAGCCAGCGGCGCGCCACCGGCCATTCGCAAGTCGACATCAGCTTTCCCGAAATCGAGAAATTCGACCACATGCCGCCGGCCAAGGTCGAGGGTGCGACCGCATTCGTCTCGATCATGGAAGGCTGCAGCAAATATTGCAGCTACTGCGTGGTGCCCTACACCCGCGGCGAGGAAGTCTCGCGCCGGTTTGAAGATGTCTTGACAGAGGTGGCCGGACTGGCCGAGCAGGGCGTCAAGGAAATCACGCTGCTGGGGCAAAACGTCAACGCCTTCCGCGGCGCCATGGCGGATGGCGAGATTGCCGATTTCGCGCTGCTGATCGAGTACATTGCCGAGATTCCCGGCATCGAGCGGATCCGCTTCGTCACCAGCCATCCCAAGGAATTCACGCAGCGCCTGATCGACACTTACGCCAAGGTGCCGAAGCTGGTCGACCACTTGTACCTGCCGGCGCAGCACGGTTCGGACCGCATCTTGTCAGCAATGAAGCGCGGCTACACCGTGCTGGAATACAAATCGGTAATCCGCCGCCTGCGCCAGGTCCGTCCCAACATCACGATTTCCAGCGACTTCATCGTTGGCTTCCCGGGCGAGACCGATGCCGATTTCGAGGCGCTGATGAAGCTGATCACCGACATAGGCTACGACAACAGCTTCAGTTTCATTTTCAGCCCGCGTCCCGGCACGCCGGCCGCCAACCTGCAGGACGACACGCCGCACGAAGTCAAGCTGAAGCGGCTGCAGCACCTGCAGGCGACGGTTGAAGCAAACATGGCCAAGATCAGTGAAGCGATGGTCGGTTCGGTGCAGCGTATCCTGGTGGAAGGTCCGTCCAAGAAGAATCCGGCCGAACTGCAGGGGCGCACCGAGAACAACCGGGTAGTCAATTTCGAGGCCGGCCCGAACGCCGCGCGCCTGGTCGGTGAACTGATCGACGTCAGGATTACGGAAACCCTCACCTATACCTTGCGCGGCGAAATCGTCGTCGCCGAATAG
- a CDS encoding PhoH family protein has translation MKTKTPTQPHYFIPQPLDNTRLAHLCGPLDENLRQISAALDVSIFRRGDKFIAAGGNAERAVEILDQFYAVANKVISVDEIQLALVEQRAKLGMKPKAAKTAKGNGKATGEAGADTNADPADAELTETDIESPVLKTRRSDLRGRTPHQSQYIRSILEHDVTLGIGPAGTGKTYLAVACAVDALERDAVKRIVLTRPAVEAGERLGFLPGDLAQKVDPYLRPLYDALYDLLGFDRTQKMFEKQAIEIAPLAYMRGRTLNHAFIILDEAQNTTPEQMKMFLTRIGFGSKAVVTGDVTQIDLQRGQKSGLIDAMNILKDVRGIAFTRFNSSDVVRHPLVARIVDAYESAAQAAPVASTHGVIEAATPQAVKPAKPVQTGITKTARNRK, from the coding sequence TTGAAAACTAAAACCCCTACCCAGCCGCATTACTTCATCCCGCAACCGCTGGACAATACGCGGCTGGCGCACTTGTGCGGACCACTGGATGAAAACCTGCGGCAGATTTCCGCGGCGCTGGACGTGTCGATTTTCCGGCGCGGCGACAAATTCATCGCCGCCGGCGGCAATGCCGAACGCGCGGTGGAAATCCTCGACCAGTTTTACGCTGTCGCCAACAAAGTGATCTCGGTCGATGAGATCCAGCTGGCGCTGGTCGAGCAGCGCGCCAAACTGGGTATGAAACCAAAAGCCGCGAAAACCGCCAAGGGCAACGGCAAGGCCACCGGCGAAGCTGGCGCCGACACCAATGCCGATCCCGCGGATGCAGAGCTGACCGAAACGGATATCGAAAGTCCCGTGCTGAAAACCCGGCGCAGCGACCTGCGCGGCCGCACGCCGCACCAAAGCCAGTACATCCGTTCGATCCTGGAACATGACGTCACGCTGGGCATAGGCCCGGCCGGCACCGGCAAGACCTACCTGGCGGTTGCCTGCGCGGTAGACGCGCTGGAACGCGATGCGGTCAAGCGCATCGTGCTGACGCGGCCGGCGGTCGAGGCCGGCGAGCGGCTGGGTTTCCTGCCTGGCGACCTGGCGCAGAAAGTCGACCCCTACCTGCGCCCCCTGTACGACGCGCTATACGACTTGCTGGGTTTCGACCGCACCCAAAAGATGTTCGAGAAGCAGGCGATCGAGATCGCGCCGCTGGCTTACATGCGCGGCCGCACGCTGAACCATGCTTTCATCATCCTGGACGAGGCGCAAAACACCACGCCGGAACAGATGAAGATGTTCCTGACCCGGATCGGTTTCGGCAGCAAGGCCGTGGTCACCGGCGACGTCACCCAGATCGACTTGCAGCGCGGCCAGAAGAGCGGCCTGATCGATGCCATGAACATCCTGAAAGACGTGCGCGGCATCGCCTTTACCCGCTTCAACAGCAGCGACGTAGTGCGTCACCCCTTGGTGGCGCGCATTGTCGACGCTTATGAATCCGCGGCGCAGGCAGCGCCGGTGGCGTCCACCCATGGCGTCATCGAAGCCGCCACGCCGCAAGCCGTGAAACCTGCCAAACCGGTGCAGACCGGGATTACCAAAACAGCCCGGAATCGTAAGTAA
- the ybeY gene encoding rRNA maturation RNase YbeY — translation MPKKNKLSLSVQYPDPRLQESVPRPQLRRWVQAALLAPAELTIRFVDADEGRALNRDYRGKDYATNVLTFAYSEDQEEKEQDSGITQADIILCTDVLQREAEEQGKTLVEHAAHLVVHGVLHAQGYDHEDDEEAIEMESLEIEILDNLGWPNPYADR, via the coding sequence ATGCCAAAAAAAAATAAACTCTCCCTGTCGGTGCAATACCCTGATCCGCGCCTGCAAGAAAGCGTGCCGCGTCCGCAGCTGCGGCGCTGGGTGCAAGCCGCCCTGTTGGCGCCGGCCGAACTGACGATCCGTTTTGTCGACGCCGACGAAGGCCGCGCCCTGAACCGCGACTATCGCGGCAAGGATTACGCCACCAACGTGCTGACCTTCGCTTATTCGGAAGACCAGGAAGAAAAAGAGCAAGACAGCGGCATTACCCAGGCCGACATCATCCTGTGCACCGACGTCTTGCAGCGCGAAGCGGAAGAACAAGGCAAGACGCTGGTGGAACATGCCGCCCACCTGGTGGTGCATGGCGTCCTGCATGCGCAAGGTTATGACCATGAAGACGACGAAGAAGCGATTGAAATGGAAAGCCTGGAAATCGAAATATTGGACAACCTTGGCTGGCCTAACCCCTACGCCGACCGATAA
- a CDS encoding cytochrome b/b6 domain-containing protein encodes MKTNIAQLPETIVNQIKPPVVHPIWLRVTHWLNALAVIIMILSGWRIYNASPIFPFRIPSEWTLGGWLGGALQWHFAAMWLLFFNGLVYLLLNTGSGRLWKKFLPLRPTEVVQDFVKALRGKLQHDALDHYNAVQKLAYVSVILDLILLVVSGLAIWKSVQFPLLRELMGGFDNARVVHFCAMSFLVAFIVVHIIMVALVPRTLLAMLRGR; translated from the coding sequence ATGAAAACCAACATTGCTCAGTTGCCGGAGACTATCGTGAACCAAATCAAGCCTCCCGTCGTTCACCCGATCTGGCTGCGCGTCACCCACTGGCTCAACGCGCTGGCCGTGATCATCATGATCCTGAGCGGCTGGCGCATCTATAACGCATCGCCGATTTTCCCGTTTCGTATTCCCAGCGAATGGACGCTGGGCGGCTGGCTGGGCGGCGCCTTGCAATGGCATTTTGCGGCGATGTGGCTGCTGTTCTTCAACGGTCTGGTTTACCTGCTGCTGAATACCGGCAGCGGTCGCCTGTGGAAGAAATTCCTGCCGCTGCGCCCCACCGAAGTGGTGCAAGACTTCGTCAAAGCCCTGCGCGGCAAGCTGCAGCACGACGCGCTCGACCACTACAACGCAGTCCAGAAACTGGCGTATGTCTCGGTCATCCTGGACTTGATCCTGCTGGTGGTGTCGGGCCTGGCGATCTGGAAATCGGTGCAGTTCCCGCTGCTGCGCGAACTGATGGGCGGCTTCGACAACGCCCGGGTCGTGCATTTCTGCGCGATGAGCTTCCTGGTCGCATTTATCGTGGTGCACATCATCATGGTGGCGCTGGTTCCACGCACGCTGCTGGCCATGCTGCGCGGCCGTTAA
- a CDS encoding molybdopterin-dependent oxidoreductase, whose protein sequence is MFKKNINLALDTESILKDAQRELALPSRRLFAKRALTLGGLSLLTGCNITDEPSVNSMLERISRMNDGVQGWLFDPKRLAPTYTQAEMTRPFPFNAFYAIEEVPEIDGDDYRLEISGLVSDKRSWTLQQLHKLPQNEQITRHICVEGWSAIGRWGGVPFSYFLKQIGADLSAKYIDFKCGDDYHTSIDMPTALHPQTQLTLTYDGQILPPKYGFPMKLRMPTKLGYKNPKHITSIEVTNSYPGGYWEDQGYNWFGGA, encoded by the coding sequence ATGTTCAAGAAAAATATCAACCTGGCGCTCGATACCGAATCGATACTGAAAGACGCCCAACGCGAACTGGCGTTGCCGTCGCGCCGCCTGTTTGCGAAACGTGCGCTCACCCTGGGCGGCCTGTCGCTGCTGACCGGCTGCAACATTACCGACGAGCCGTCCGTCAACAGCATGCTGGAACGCATCTCGCGCATGAACGACGGCGTGCAGGGATGGCTGTTCGATCCGAAGCGCCTGGCGCCGACGTATACCCAGGCTGAAATGACCCGCCCGTTTCCCTTCAATGCGTTTTACGCCATCGAGGAAGTGCCGGAAATCGACGGCGACGATTATCGGCTCGAAATCAGTGGCCTGGTAAGCGACAAACGCTCCTGGACATTGCAGCAGCTGCACAAGCTGCCGCAGAACGAGCAGATCACACGCCACATCTGCGTCGAAGGCTGGAGCGCCATCGGCCGCTGGGGCGGCGTTCCGTTCTCTTATTTCCTGAAGCAGATCGGCGCCGACCTGAGCGCCAAATATATCGATTTCAAATGCGGCGACGATTACCACACCAGCATCGACATGCCGACCGCATTGCATCCGCAGACCCAGCTGACCTTGACTTACGACGGCCAGATCCTGCCGCCGAAATACGGTTTCCCGATGAAACTGCGGATGCCGACCAAACTTGGCTACAAGAATCCGAAACACATTACTTCAATCGAAGTAACAAACTCGTACCCCGGCGGTTACTGGGAAGACCAGGGGTACAACTGGTTCGGCGGTGCTTAG